In Primulina eburnea isolate SZY01 chromosome 5, ASM2296580v1, whole genome shotgun sequence, a single window of DNA contains:
- the LOC140832135 gene encoding O-fucosyltransferase 29-like — translation MGLANYLASAVLQQQKQNQKQQGYFSNYFWKWRRPAEVVVMPWTMVCGLLLFAVGLISLFTGHVASDLEWYSQGLVKRTWYYKTDRDYRAPIDIWKSRFSNFYYGCCDRGPHFAAAVRERHSNGYLLIATSGGLNQQRTGITDAVVVARILNATLVLPELDHHSYWKDESDFFQIFDVDWFISYLAKDVPIVKRVPEKFMRSMEKPPYTMRVPRKSEPEYYLEQVLPILWRRRVVQLTKFDYRLANELDEDLQKLRCRVNYHALRFTKSIRNLGQKLVVRMRKMAKRFIAVHLRFEPDMLAFSGCYYGGGDKERRELGEIRKRWETLPELSPDEERTRGRCPLTPHEVGLLLRALGFENSTFLYIASGEVYGGEETLRPLKELFPNFYTKEMLAGEELKSFLPFSSRLAAIDYTVCEESDVFVTNNNGNMAKILAGRRRYMGHKRTIRPNTKRLSTLFAVRDKMNWSVFARKVKSRQRGFMGEPEEMRPGRGEFHEFPSACVCQKQNLDRFVNVSMSEFIDKKNGTSERSFSKGEKRSMKNGSLSVAEESDHNDFLSD, via the exons ATGGGCTTGGCTAATTATCTGGCCTCTGCAGTGCTGCAGCAGCAGAAGCAAAATCAAAAGCAACAAGGGTATTTTTCCAATTATTTTTGGAAATGGCGGCGGCCTGCGGAGGTGGTGGTGATGCCGTGGACGATGGTTTGCGGGCTTCTGCTTTTTGCGGTGGGTCTCATTTCGCTCTTCACAGGGCACGTGGCTTCTGATCTGGAGTGGTATTCTCAAGGACTTGTTAAGCGGACGTGGTACTATAAGACG GATAGAGATTACCGTGCCCCAATTGATATATGGAAATCAAGGTTTTCAAACTTCTATTATGGCTGCTGCGACAGAGGTCCTCATTTTGCAG CTGCTGTACGTGAACGACATTCAAATGGCTACTTACTAATTGCTACCAGCGGAGGACTCAACCAACAAAGAACAGGA ATAACTGATGCTGTAGTTGTTGCAAGGATCTTGAATGCTACTTTGGTTTTGCCAGAATTGGATCATCATTCATACTGGAAGGATGAAAG TGATTTCTTCCAGATTTTTGATGTTGATTGGTTTATCTCTTACCTCGCAAAGGATGTTCCAATTGTTAAAAGAGTGCCGGAAAAGTTCATGAGGTCAATGGAAAAACCACCATATACCATGCGAGTTCCACGAAAATCAGAACCTGAATATTATCTGGAACAAGTTTTGCCAATTCTTTGGAGGAGACGT GTAGTTCAGTTGACAAAGTTCGATTACAGGCTTgctaatgaacttgatgaagaCCTGCAGAAGTTGCGATGCCGGGTCAATTATCATGCCTTGAGATTTACCAAATCTATAAGGAATCTGGGCCAGAAGCTTGTTGTACGAATGCGTAAGATGGCAAAACGTTTTATTGCTGTTCACTTGAG GTTTGAACCGGACATGCTCGCGTTTTCCGGGTGTTACTATGGTGGGGGAGATAAAGAAAGGCGTGAGCTGGGTGAGATAAGAAAGCGGTGGGAAACATTACCA GAATTAAGCCCTGATGAAGAAAGAACACGAGGGAGGTGTCCTTTGACCCCACATGAGGTGGGTTTGTTGCTGAGGGCCCTTGGCTTCGAAAATAGTACCTTCCTCTATATTGCATCTGGAGAAGTATACGGTGGAGAAGAAACTTTGAGGCCCCTTAAAGAGCTCTTTCCAAACTTCTATACAAAGGAGATGCTAGCTGGTGAAGAGCTGAAATCTTTTCTTCCCTTTTCTTCTCGTTTAGCGGCCATTGACTATACTGTCTGTGAAGAAAGTGATGTCTTTGTCACCAATAATAATGGGAACATGGCAAAAATCCTAGCTGGTCGAAG GCGGTACATGGGTCACAAGAGGACCATCAGACCAAACACCAAAAGGCTTAGTACGTTGTTTGCTGTGCGAGACAAAATGAACTGGAGCGTGTTTGCAAGAAAGGTCAAATCACGCCAAAGAGGATTCATGGGAGAGCCGGAAGAGATGAGACCTGGGCGAGGGGAGTTCCACGAATTTCCATCTGCTTGTGTGTGCCAGAAACAAAACTTGGATAGATTTGTCAATGTTTCCATGTCAGAGTTCATAGATAAAAAGAATGGTACAAGTGAAAGAAGTTTCTCAAAAGGAGAAAAGAGAAGCATGAAAAATGGGTCTCTCTCTGTTGCAGAGGAAAGCGACCACAATGATTTTTTATCTGATTAG
- the LOC140832133 gene encoding pentatricopeptide repeat-containing protein At4g39952, mitochondrial yields the protein MLKGPYPILQKTFRLFSCDKISKFPKLCECLYSSYVDAGSTCLEKHINPFLSREITDFSTLISTHAYIITTGRAQNMFIASKLIACYASVKQPHSAAKVFDHLCFKDPFLWNSIIKAHFSNGNYFHALGFFSKMQLSGTMANQFTIPMVISACAELELLFIGASVHGMVSKANLFNQNSAVGSSFVYMYSKCGCVRDAFLVFDDIPVKDVVAWTALVIGYVQNGESEKGLECLCKMHGVGGYGERPNFRTLEGGFQACGDMNALLEGRCLHGLALKSGIVFSTVIQSTILSMYSKCGSIEDAHFAFREVACKDLFSWSSMICVHARAGSIEECFRIFMRMQASGVSPDGKLLSCLLCGFSNTMKVSEGKAFHGFVLRKNYEVDSIVDSALVSMYCKFGLVVLAEKIFDRGHDQGNDSWNLMIVGYEKAGLEMSCIKLFSEMQHRGIGSDLKSLISVIYSCSRLKSIHLGESIHCHIIKILMFENIAVINSLISMYGKCGKLTMAFTLFNLSQKDITSWNSLISSYIQSEKISEALILFDKMISGGQEPNTATIVTLLSACGRVAAAEKGREIHKYINEKGFECNTTIATALVDMYSKCGIMKMAREIFDSMNERDVISWNVMISCYGMHGMGKSAIEIFDQMEQSNIRPNELTFLAVLSACAHSGLAYEGKALFHKMKEHNLVPTLKHFACMVDLLGRSGNLEEAEALILSMPIAPDGVIWGSLLTACKLHNNTDMGMRIAKQATKTDPENDGYYVLISDLYSSLGMWKDVERARLMIKDKGLRKSLGWSTL from the coding sequence ATGTTGAAAGGTCCATATCCAATTTTGCAAAAGACGTTCCGACTGTTCAGCTGTGACAAAATATCCAAATTCCCAAAGCTATGTGAATGTCTGTACTCATCTTACGTTGATGCGGGATCCACTTGCCTTGAAAAACACATCAATCCTTTCCTGTCTCGTGAAAtaactgatttcagcacacttATCTCTACTCATGCCTACATTATCACAACAGGACGTGCACAGAATATGTTCATAGCCTCAAAGCTGATAGCATGTTATGCTTCGGTTAAGCAGCCCCATTCTGCTGCTAAAGTCTTTGATCACTTATGTTTCAAGGATCCTTTTCTATGGAACTCCATTATCAAAGCCCATTTCTCTAATGGAAATTATTTCCATGCCCTTGGGTTCTTCTCAAAGATGCAACTTTCCGGGACAATGGCCAATCAATTTACCATTCCAATGGTTATTTCGGCCTGTGCAGAACTTGAGTTGCTTTTTATTGGCGCGAGTGTTCATGGAATGGTGTCAAAAGCGAATCTTTTTAATCAAAACTCTGCAGTTGGGTCTTCATTTGTTTATATGTATTCGAAATGCGGATGCGTTAGAGATGCTTTTCTTGTGTTTGATGATATTCCTGTGAAAGATGTCGTTGCTTGGACTGCACTAGTGATTGGGTACGTGCAGAATGGAGAGAGTGAGAAGGGTTTAGAGTGTCTTTGTAAGATGCACGGGGTTGGTGGCTATGGCGAGAGACCGAATTTTCGGACGTTAGAAGGAGGTTTCCAAGCTTGTGGGGATATGAATGCATTGTTGGAAGGTAGGTGCCTACATGGATTGGCTCTGAAATCTGGAATAGTTTTCTCAACTGTCATTCAATCTACCATTTTGTCGATGTATTCAAAATGCGGAAGCATTGAGGATGCACATTTTGCATTCCGTGAAGTTGCCTGTAAAGATTTATTTTCATGGTCATCAATGATTTGTGTGCATGCAAGAGCGGGGTCCATTGAGGAATGCTTTCGGATATTTATGAGAATGCAGGCAAGCGGGGTATCTCCAGATGGGAAGTTACTTAGTTGCTTGCTTTGTGGTTTCTCTAATACCATGAAGGTGTCAGAAGGAAAGGCCTTTCATGGTTTTGTCTTGAGGAAAAACTATGAAGTTGATTCCATTGTTGACAGTGCATTAGTATCAATGTATTGTAAGTTTGGACTCGTGGTACTGGCAGAGAAGATCTTTGATAGAGGTCATGATCAGGGAAATGACTCTTGGAACTTGATGATAGTTGGTTATGAAAAGGCGGGATTAGAAATGAGCTGCATAAAGTTGTTTAGTGAAATGCAGCACCGAGGAATTGGATCTGATTTGAAAAGTCTAATATCTGTGATTTATTCTTGCTCTAGATTGAAGTCCATCCATTTGGGCGAATCTATTCATTGCCATATCATTAAAATTTTGATGTTTGAGAATATCGCTGTTATAAATTCACTTATTAGCATGTATGGGAAATGTGGAAAACTAACTATGGCTTTTACATTATTCAACCTATCACAAAAGGATATCACCTCATGGAATAGTCTGATCTCATCTTACATTCAGAGTGAAAAAATTTCAGAGGCTTTAATTCTTTTTGACAAAATGATTTCAGGAGGCCAGGAGCCTAATACAGCAACAATAGTAACTTTGTTATCTGCTTGTGGCCGGGTTGCAGCAGCAGAAAAAGGAAGAGAAATACATAAATACATTAATGAAAAAGGATTTGAGTGCAATACAACTATTGCAACGGCGTTGGTTGATATGTATTCCAAATGTGGGATTATGAAAATGGCAAGAGAAATCTTTGATTCGATGAATGAAAGAGATGTTATTTCGTGGAATGTGATGATATCCTGTTATGGAATGCATGGAATGGGGAAATCTGCGATTGAGATTTTCGATCAGATGGAACAGTCAAATATTAGACCAAATGAGCTCACATTTCTGGCAGTTCTTTCCGCTTGTGCTCATTCCGGATTGGCTTATGAAGGAAAGGCTCTATTTCACAAAATGAAAGAACATAACCTCGTACCAACCCTGAAGCACTTCGCCTGCATGGTAGATCTTCTTGGACGTTCGGGTAATTTGGAGGAGGCTGAAGCTCTCATTTTGTCAATGCCCATCGCTCCAGATGGAGTCATATGGGGTTCTCTATTGACTGCTTGCAAACTGCACAATAATACAGATATGGGTATGAGGATAGCAAAGCAAGCGACTAAAACTGACCCAGAAAATGATGGGTATTACGTACTAATCTCAGACTTATATAGCTCTTTAGGGATGTGGAAAGATGTAGAAAGAGCAAGATTGATGATTAAGGATAAAGGGTTGAGAAAGTCGCTAGGTTGGAGTACTTTATAA
- the LOC140832134 gene encoding uncharacterized protein isoform X2 — MIDQLQLRLQQERSMRGVLERAMGRASSTLSPGHRHFAAQTKELIAEIELLEEEVAKREQHVLSLYRGIFEHVSRSASEHNSVVTSPAHAKSESRKHPSIISSAFCSSKKFPLRNFHSLATINDSGKRSLLQSKTRHISLLNTKESMQFEKSFSIKVPTTSKNYAPRMLKDHLYQCPSKLAEEMVRCMTAVYCLLRSTSASEEQNQSHPSSKSSIGAILPQWNGGEGKDWSTKSTVEIPWISKDKSRFSRASYAISNYRVLVEQLEKVNVRKMDANAQIAFWINLYNSLVMHAYLAFGIPHNSLRRLALFHKAAYNVGGHVISANMIEQSIFCYRTPRIGQWLETVLSTALWKKSGEEKKIIRSKYRIQDLQPLVCFALCTGASSDPMLNVYTAPNIKVELEAAKREFLQANIVVEKSKKILLPKLIEKYAKEVCVPVDEILPWITENVDKKLSDSIKRCCDNRPNKRASQMIKWLPYNSRFRYVLSKELTEHPWWA, encoded by the exons ATG ATCGACCAATTACAACTACGCCTGCAGCAGGAGAGGTCTATGCGTGGGGTTCTTGAGAGGGCAATGGGAAGAGCTTCCAGTACATTATCTCCTGGGCATCGTCATTTTGCTGCTCAG ACAAAAGAGTTGATAGCTGAAATAGAATTGCTCGAAGAAGAGGTTGCAAAGCGCGAACAACACGTCCTCTCTCTCTACAGGGGAATATTTGAACATGTTAGTCGGTCAGCTTCAGAGCATAACTCTGTTGTTACCTCTCCTGCACATGCAAAGAGTGAATCAAGGAAACATCCAAGTATCATTTCAAGTGCCTTCTGCTCCTCaaaaaaattccctttaagAAATTTCCACTCTCTGGCTACCATAAATGATTCTGGAAAAAGAAGTTTGTTGCAGTCAAAAACAAGACATATTTCACTACTTAATACAAAAGAGAGCATGCAATTCGAGAAAAGTTTTTCGATCAAG GTACCGACCACAAGTAAAAATTATGCACCGCGAATGCTAAAAGATCACCTCTACCAATGCCCCAGTAAGTTGGCAGAGGAAATGGTTAGGTGCATGACAGCTGTTTACTGCTTGCTTCGAAGTACATCAGCTAGCGAAGAACAAAACCAATCTCATCCATCATCGAAGTCATCTATTGGTGCTATACTTCCACAATGGAATGGTGGAGAAGGGAAAGATTGGTCAACCAAATCAACAGTTGAAATACCTTGGATATCAAAAGATAAGAGTCGTTTCTCTCGAGCATCATATGCCATCAGCAATTACAG AGTTCTGGTGGAACAGCTTGAAAAAGTGAATGTGCGGAAGATGGATGCCAATGCTCAAATAGCATTTTGGATCAACTTATACAATTCCTTGGTTATGCAT GCGTATTTGGCTTTTGGGATACCTCACAACTCGCTCAGAAGGTTAGCATTGTTTCACAAG GCCGCTTATAATGTTGGTGGTCATGTGATCAGCGCAAATATGATTGAGCAGTCAATATTTTGTTATCGGACACCTCGAATAGGACAG TGGTTGGAGACTGTTTTATCAACTGCTTTGTGGAAAAAATCTGgagaggaaaaaaaaattatcaggtCAAAATACAGGATTCAAGATTTGCAACCACTCGTTTGTTTTGCACTGTGTACAGGAGCTTCTTCTGATCCCATG TTGAACGTTTATACGGCACCCAATATCAAAGTAGAGTTGGAAGCGGCAAAAAGAGAGTTCCTTCAAGCCAATATAGTAGTAGAGAAGTCCAAAAAGATACTTCTGCCCAAACTCATCGAAAAGTATGCAAAGGAAGTCTGTGTACCAGTTGATGAAATACTACCATGGATCACAGAAAATGTGGACAAGAAACTTAGCGATTCAATAAAAAGATGCTGTGATAACAGACCAAATAAAAGAGCTTCGCAGATGATCAAATGGTTGCCTTATAATTCAAGGTTTCGCTACGTGCTTTCAAAAGAGCTAACAGAGCATCCATGGTGGGCGTAA
- the LOC140832134 gene encoding uncharacterized protein isoform X3 — protein MRGVLERAMGRASSTLSPGHRHFAAQTKELIAEIELLEEEVAKREQHVLSLYRGIFEHVSRSASEHNSVVTSPAHAKSESRKHPSIISSAFCSSKKFPLRNFHSLATINDSGKRSLLQSKTRHISLLNTKESMQFEKSFSIKVPTTSKNYAPRMLKDHLYQCPSKLAEEMVRCMTAVYCLLRSTSASEEQNQSHPSSKSSIGAILPQWNGGEGKDWSTKSTVEIPWISKDKSRFSRASYAISNYRVLVEQLEKVNVRKMDANAQIAFWINLYNSLVMHAYLAFGIPHNSLRRLALFHKAAYNVGGHVISANMIEQSIFCYRTPRIGQWLETVLSTALWKKSGEEKKIIRSKYRIQDLQPLVCFALCTGASSDPMLNVYTAPNIKVELEAAKREFLQANIVVEKSKKILLPKLIEKYAKEVCVPVDEILPWITENVDKKLSDSIKRCCDNRPNKRASQMIKWLPYNSRFRYVLSKELTEHPWWA, from the exons ATGCGTGGGGTTCTTGAGAGGGCAATGGGAAGAGCTTCCAGTACATTATCTCCTGGGCATCGTCATTTTGCTGCTCAG ACAAAAGAGTTGATAGCTGAAATAGAATTGCTCGAAGAAGAGGTTGCAAAGCGCGAACAACACGTCCTCTCTCTCTACAGGGGAATATTTGAACATGTTAGTCGGTCAGCTTCAGAGCATAACTCTGTTGTTACCTCTCCTGCACATGCAAAGAGTGAATCAAGGAAACATCCAAGTATCATTTCAAGTGCCTTCTGCTCCTCaaaaaaattccctttaagAAATTTCCACTCTCTGGCTACCATAAATGATTCTGGAAAAAGAAGTTTGTTGCAGTCAAAAACAAGACATATTTCACTACTTAATACAAAAGAGAGCATGCAATTCGAGAAAAGTTTTTCGATCAAG GTACCGACCACAAGTAAAAATTATGCACCGCGAATGCTAAAAGATCACCTCTACCAATGCCCCAGTAAGTTGGCAGAGGAAATGGTTAGGTGCATGACAGCTGTTTACTGCTTGCTTCGAAGTACATCAGCTAGCGAAGAACAAAACCAATCTCATCCATCATCGAAGTCATCTATTGGTGCTATACTTCCACAATGGAATGGTGGAGAAGGGAAAGATTGGTCAACCAAATCAACAGTTGAAATACCTTGGATATCAAAAGATAAGAGTCGTTTCTCTCGAGCATCATATGCCATCAGCAATTACAG AGTTCTGGTGGAACAGCTTGAAAAAGTGAATGTGCGGAAGATGGATGCCAATGCTCAAATAGCATTTTGGATCAACTTATACAATTCCTTGGTTATGCAT GCGTATTTGGCTTTTGGGATACCTCACAACTCGCTCAGAAGGTTAGCATTGTTTCACAAG GCCGCTTATAATGTTGGTGGTCATGTGATCAGCGCAAATATGATTGAGCAGTCAATATTTTGTTATCGGACACCTCGAATAGGACAG TGGTTGGAGACTGTTTTATCAACTGCTTTGTGGAAAAAATCTGgagaggaaaaaaaaattatcaggtCAAAATACAGGATTCAAGATTTGCAACCACTCGTTTGTTTTGCACTGTGTACAGGAGCTTCTTCTGATCCCATG TTGAACGTTTATACGGCACCCAATATCAAAGTAGAGTTGGAAGCGGCAAAAAGAGAGTTCCTTCAAGCCAATATAGTAGTAGAGAAGTCCAAAAAGATACTTCTGCCCAAACTCATCGAAAAGTATGCAAAGGAAGTCTGTGTACCAGTTGATGAAATACTACCATGGATCACAGAAAATGTGGACAAGAAACTTAGCGATTCAATAAAAAGATGCTGTGATAACAGACCAAATAAAAGAGCTTCGCAGATGATCAAATGGTTGCCTTATAATTCAAGGTTTCGCTACGTGCTTTCAAAAGAGCTAACAGAGCATCCATGGTGGGCGTAA